Genomic DNA from Thalassoroseus pseudoceratinae:
CACATGACGTTAGGCAGTTCTGAGAGATCCCATTCAGCTGATGAGTTTGGCGAAGAATGTTGATGTCGTGATGGGGAGCAATTTATGGAATCGATATGGGGCAGACCGAACACAAGCGACAAATTGGCTTCGTATTGCTGGGGACGAAATCTGAATTCCGCAAGAGTGAAGATCGGGGGCGATTTGGGCACCCGTTGGTTCCATGTTGCCGTATTCAATTCTCACTGTCAACGACAAATGGCTGACTTCATTTCTTTTTCTCGAGGTGAGAAAACCGATCCCCCGCAAACTCGAAAACCACCGCCATTATACGCACCAATGTCACGTCGTGGGCCGAAAAAAAGCATTTTGCCGGTTCAATCGGCGATGATTTTGAAAAGTTCGATCGATTCGATTGCGACACTCGGATTCTTTTTGACATCACGCCGCCCGAAGGTATGTTTCACCGCCCTCACAACCCACCTCTCCTCAATCCCGCCCCTATGCCTATGACCAATCGCGATCGGAAAATCGGATTATCAGAAGCCATCACTCCATCGCTGGCGTCCCTCTGTCCCATGCCCCGACAGAAAGCCCCCACCAAGTCGTCCTCTGATCGAATTGCAGTGCTCAGTATCGGTGGAGATTCGATCGGAAGCCAACACGCCGACGGTCGTTATGTGCCATTGCTGAAGCAACAGTTTGACGCTCTTCACGATGCCGGTTTTCAGTTCCGTTCATTGTATTCAGCGATGGAACGTGTCCGCCGCGAGGAGCCGATTGCCGAAAGAACCCTAGCTGTTACGCTCGAATCCGAACACGCTCAGCCAGATTCCCGATTGATTCGAGAACTGATTTCGCTGAACGTTTCCGTCACCGTTCTTTTTGACGCTGCTCAGTTAGCGGCGATGTCTCCCCAAGATCATGATGCTTGGCATCGCTGGGCGTTGACCGGGTTAGTCGACTTTGGGGTCCAACCCATTGCACAAGGTGATTCCAAACCGCACTCCCTCGAGTTCTATCGGGAAATGTCAACAGGCGTTGAAAGCTTGGAATCCATCTTTGCGGTAACGCAGCCAGTCCTCGTCTTTCCCGTAAATTCAGGGATTTGGGGCTCTGAGTATGAAGAGATCGCGATGGCTGTGGGGGCCGTCGCTTGTATTACCAATCAGCAACAATCGGTTGACTTACGTTCAAATCCCTTCGTTTGGGGCCGATTCCAAATGGCTGCGAGCGACTCGCCACGTGCTATTGTGAAGAGATTGTCTCGTCAGTACTCGCGTTGGCACCGCCTGTGGAACCAGATTAGCGAACCGTTTCGCGCAACCCCGATACAAGCACCAACGTTGGTCGCACAAGGGATGTAGAAATGATCGGCGAGCTAGCAACGACAATCAAAGACGCAGCAAACCGCGGAACGGCAGCCACACAAGTGCTGGGTTCGGAACCGACTCGGCGACCACGGAAAGCCGATGGCACGTCGCATCGAAAAGGAAGCAGCCATCGATGAAAATTCTTCAGTGTCACAATTTCTACCAGCGTCCCGGTGGTGAAGACCAGGTCTTCGCCGCGGAGGGCACGTTGATGGAATCACACGGTCATCAGGTCATTCGATATACACGTCACAACGACGAAGTTGACCAGTTGAACAGTTTGGCATTGGCGAAGAAGACGTTTTCGAACCGTGAATCGTATCGTGAGATTCGATCATTGATTCGCCGAGAACGTCCGGACGTCATGCACTGCACCAATATCTTCCCGTTGATTTCGCCGTCCGCGTACGCGGCTGCCAAGGCGGAGGGGGTGCCGGTTGTTCAGACGCTGCACAACTATCGATTGCTCTGTCCCAAAGCCCAAATGGTGCGTGACGGCTCAATCTGCCAAAAATGTATGACAACGCGAACCTTCTGGCCGGCGGTGATGCATCGCTGCTATCGCGGTAGTCGCTCCGCGTCGGCCGTGACGGCCGCCATGTTGGCCACACGCTGGGCGCTTGGCACGTGGCAAAATCAAGTGGATCGCTACATCGCGTTGACCGATTCTGGCCAAAACTTATTCATTGAGGGTGGCATCTCCCCGGAACAGATCGTCGTCAAGCCGAACTTTGTCAGTCATGATCCGGGCATCGGAAGTGGATCGGGAGAATACGCCATCTTCGTCGGGCGACTTTCACCGGAAAAGGGAATCGAAACTCTCCTTGAGACTTGGAAGCGTTTCGAGAATCGAATTCCCCTCAAGATCATCGGTGATGGGCCAATGGCCGAGCAAGTCCGAACGGCCACGGAACAAAATCCGTCGATTGAATGGCTCGGACAACGCTCACACGACGAAGTTCTTGATCTCATCGGTGAAGCACGTTGTCTCGTTTTTCCATCCGTTTGGCTCGAACCCTTTGGCCTCTCCATGATTGAGGCCTTTGCGAAGGGCACGCCGGTGGTGGCGTCTCGCTGCGGTGCCATGATCGACCTTGTTGAACACGGCCATAACGGTCTGCATTTCATTCCTGGCGATGCTGATAGCTTTGCTGATCGAATGCGGGAAATCTGGGATAATGTCGACCTGCTCAAAATGCGTCGCGCTGCGCGAGACACCTACGAAGAACGATATACATCCGAAAAGAATTACGAGTTGCTAATTAACATCTACGAGGGAGTGCTGAATGCGAGTCCCGCTCCAGAGTCCGAACTAACACTCGATGCAAACACTCCAGCGGATGTTCGCGTCTAATTCTTCGTTTCCGTCTACCACTTCACTCAATTGAATTCTTTAGACAACGATTGTTCCGTCTCTCGACGTCTGTGCTTCCATAGAGAACGTTCGGAACAGCGGGGAGACCTTACACCATCGTTACCCGAACAACGACGACATGATGTGTCAGTCGTCGTGCGGCATAATTGGCTTTGACAACGAATGTCACTTGAACTGCCTGATGTCAGGAAT
This window encodes:
- a CDS encoding glycosyltransferase family 4 protein; its protein translation is MKILQCHNFYQRPGGEDQVFAAEGTLMESHGHQVIRYTRHNDEVDQLNSLALAKKTFSNRESYREIRSLIRRERPDVMHCTNIFPLISPSAYAAAKAEGVPVVQTLHNYRLLCPKAQMVRDGSICQKCMTTRTFWPAVMHRCYRGSRSASAVTAAMLATRWALGTWQNQVDRYIALTDSGQNLFIEGGISPEQIVVKPNFVSHDPGIGSGSGEYAIFVGRLSPEKGIETLLETWKRFENRIPLKIIGDGPMAEQVRTATEQNPSIEWLGQRSHDEVLDLIGEARCLVFPSVWLEPFGLSMIEAFAKGTPVVASRCGAMIDLVEHGHNGLHFIPGDADSFADRMREIWDNVDLLKMRRAARDTYEERYTSEKNYELLINIYEGVLNASPAPESELTLDANTPADVRV